In a genomic window of Trichoderma atroviride chromosome 4, complete sequence:
- a CDS encoding uncharacterized protein (EggNog:ENOG41) codes for MWRISIDGDNKDSGEYHLAEFWLRERQFDISIRTADSPSRTKRGIDDGAEENVNKRQKRNNDLTGTTLIRPLNKTSIEPRPTAIGTESTDARNLALTSSVQKIPNKTTVSLLDLANGEEADIQALQDRPDSSQSVSTAKGPASYQLRRVKQIAATASASVFHCIRSSELVAAKVLRYDRESPLVSSSLWKTEKKHT; via the coding sequence ATGTGGAGAATATCTATAGACGGCGACAATAAAGATTCTGGAGAATATCATCTTGCTGAGTTTTGGCTTCGTGAAAGACAATTTGACATCTCAATTCGGACAGCGGATAGCCCATCGCGAACAAAGCGAGGCATTGACGATGGCGCTGAAGAGAATGTcaacaagagacaaaagcGAAACAATGATCTCACAGGAACTACCCTCATCCGACCTTTAAACAAGACGAGTATAGAGCCAAGGCCTACCGCGATTGGCACTGAGAGCACTGATGCCCGGAATCTAGCTCTCACGTCATCTGTCCAGAAGATTCCCAACAAAACAACAGTCTCCCTTCTAGATCTCGcaaatggagaagaagccgacaTCCAGGCTCTGCAAGATAGGCCCGACAGCTCTCAATCAGTGTCTACAGCAAAAGGACCAGCAAGCTATCAACTACGCCGGGTCAAGCAAATTGCAGCTACAGCATCCGCGAGTGTTTTTCATTGCATACGCTCTTCTGAGCTTGTAGCCGCCAAAGTCCTTCGATACGACAGGGAGTCAcctcttgtttcttcgtccttgtggaagacagaaaaaaaacacactTGA
- a CDS encoding uncharacterized protein (EggNog:ENOG41~TransMembrane:4 (i43-65o85-103i223-242o262-283i)), with product MTRENDVETQAGHTESTPLLVGEQSVQSHPEQQEDQKRSARWYLWRIFWAIAAALVLAVFIKGWIDADGDVNFDLDKALKRALGGGLSGAAAMFLQVLLLMPLRTIMNYQYRFGTSFTIATQKLYADGGFGRYYSGIGAALIQGPLARFGDTAANAGILALLQSNSYLKDLPSLGKTVFASLCAAAFRMILTPVDTLKTTLQAQGSSGTALLRQRIKEHGVGTLWWGAFATAGATFVGHYPWFATYNLLTESIPEPPKSELLLWLLRLAFIGFVASIISDSVSNSLRVVKTYRQVNDTKVSYTEAVQLVIREDGISGLLGRGLPTRILSNGLQGLLFSILWKLFLDIWEHKTSS from the exons ATGACTCGAGAGAATGATGTTGAGACCCAGGCGGGACATACTGAAAGCACGCCCTTGCTGGTAGGAGAGCAGTCGGTCCAGTCTCATCCAGAGCAGCAGGAAGATCAAAAGAGGTCTGCTCGCTGGTACCTGTGGAGGATATTCTGGGCTATTGCTGCGGCCCTTGTCCTTGCAGTCTTTATCAAGGGCTGGATTGACGCAGATGGCGATGTCAAC TTTGATTTGGATAAAGCACTCAAGAGAgctcttggcggcggcttgtCCGGTGCGGCGGCGATGTTCCTACAAGTCCTGCTTCTCATG CCGCTGAGGACGATTATGAACTATCAATATCGCTTTGGAACCTCATTCACCATTGCAACCCAAAAGCTCTATGCTGATGGTGGATTTGGCCGATACTATTCGGGCATCGGAGCTGCACTTATACAAG GACCCCTGGCAAGATTTGGAGACACAGCGGCCAACGCTGGCATCTTGGCACTTCTGCAGTCCAACTCTTATCTGAAGGACTTGCCTTCGCTCGGAAAGACTGTTTTTGCCTCGCTTTG tgctgctgctttccgCATGATCCTCACTCCCGTCGATACGCTCAAAACAACTCTCCAGGCCCAAGGTTCCAGTGGAACTGCCCTGCTCCGCCAGCGCATCAAAGAACACGGGGTCGGTACTCTATGGTGGGGAGCTTTTGCCACTGCGGGAGCGACATTTGTTGGACATTATCCCTGGTTTGCGACT TATAACTTGTTGACGGAGAGCATTCCAGAGCCACCAAAGTCCGAGCTTCTCCTATGGCTGCTACGCTTGGCGTTTATAGGATTCGTCGCATCGATAATATCCGACTCAGTTTCCAACTCGCTGAGAGTAGTAAAGACGTATCGACAGGTCAATGATACAAAAGTCTCATATA CCGAGGCTGTACAGCTGGTGATTAGAGAAGACGGAATTTCGGGGCTGCTTGGGCGAGGACTCCCTACGCGCATCTTGAGCAATGGCCTTCAAGGGCTGCTGTTTTCCATCCTCTGGAAGCTTTTCTTGGATAT CTGGGAGCATAAGACAAGCTCGTAA
- a CDS encoding uncharacterized protein (EggNog:ENOG41): MERPRGLAGMPFGDAVIMDEDSQGRSQDSGDVAQLRSPMTFKTRSLSDSTGTPSKLSPSPHIVDASRRTSKDDSSLDRLQPPVTPRRLSIHVPTRQASPPPGTPSGASIRPAPVSPKLDHSHSHTYASPTSLLPRRSRGLDFSRAATSLHHSILAEQPSPDSSPVIGERGMNIPARRGPYGGAEQTSTSLWSMMGDQERHNISTSLGSNHVVPSDSSSSSSEDEDMDEEMDEPYVTTPQVSKTGMPIGQGSGIGALGSPSMGSLASFQHRQRHRKHPKKKPHGPLGLGFNLASAVLSKSPPSNSAAARARRESISWQANQLHISSRDIDEGAPAEGSSGDQKSVIRRVVTRRGNLLPKAKAFARIRAALAEEGSPAESEFMREAEIVKQVRESDVDFEPRVQPAGADHSAMTTTHSSPNLTSTQEVLEEIPADDPMSDLSAGLGSSFKQQAMKNSKGKQFWDTFSESSGARTPPPGATFLPRGSSSGISEDTNMDSPSLNSSGFYNGQLPSAAEITRRINNKRRRDDDFDPTSFKRRAVSPSISVHNSPIIQSPMQRDVMPWGSRPGSTGGDRGSSGQSESGSMGGTPANPPVGSTGQVRKGRVGLQGMTDTNDGIMRMSIE; the protein is encoded by the exons ATGGAACGGCCCAGAGGCCTGGCTGGCATGCcctttggcgatgccgtcatcatggacgaggacagCCAAGGGCGCAGCCAAGACAGCGGAGATGTTGCCCAGCTGCGATCGCCAATGACATTCAAGACCCGCTCGCTGTCCGACAGCACCGGCACGCCGTCGAAGCTCTCGCCGAGCCCGCACATTGTCGACGCCTCGCGACGGACCTCCAAGGACGACAGCAGCCTCGACCGCCTGCAGCCTCCCGTCACGCCGCGCCGCCTGTCGATCCACGTGCCGACCCGGCAGGCCTCGCCTCCTCCCGGCACTCCCTCCGGCGCCTCGATCCGGCCAGCTCCGGTGTCGCCCAAGCTGGACCACTCGCACTCGCACACCTACGCCTCGCCCACTAGCCTGCTGCCCCGCCGCTCACGAGGCCTCGACTTCTCGCGGGCCGCGACCAGCCTCCACCACTCGATCCTGGCCGAGCAGCCGTCTCCAGACTCGTCACCCGTCATCGGGGAGCGGGGTATGAACATTCCTGCGCGGAGGGGGCCGTATGGAGGCGCAGAGCAGACATCAACGTCTCTGTGGTCCATGATGGGCGATCAGGAACGACACAATATCAGCACTTCACTTGGAAGCAACCATGTGGTCCCATCGgactcttccagctcttcttcagaagaCGAGGATATGGACGAAGAAATGGATGAGCCCTACGTGACGACGCCGCAGGTATCCAAGACAGGCATGCCTATAGGACAGGGCTCTGGGATCGGTGCTTTGGGCTCCCCCTCTATGGGTAGCCTAGCGAGCTTCCAGCACCGGCAGCGACATCGCAAACatccgaagaagaagccacaTGGTCCCCTCGGCCTAGGATTCAACCTTGCTTCGGCTGTCCTCTCAAAGTCACCGCCTAGTAACTCGGCTGCGGCGCGGGCTAGGAGGGAGAGTATAAGCTGGCAAGCGAACCAGCTCCACATTTCATCGAGAGATATTGACGAGGGCGCGCCCGCAGAAGGCAGCAGTGGCGATCAGAAGAGCGTGATACGGCGGGTTGTTACACGGCGGGGGAATCTCTTG CCCAAAGCAAAAGCATTTGCACGCATCCGTGCCGCTCTCGCAGAAGAGGGCTCACCAGCAGAGTCCGAATTCATGCGAGAAGCTGAAATCGTCAAGCAAGTCCGCGAAAGCGATGTCGACTTTGAGCCTCGCGTTCAACCCGCGGGCGCTGACCATAGCGCCATGACGACAACCCATTCATCACCTAATCTCACCAGCACTCAAGAAGTCCTGGAGGAAATCCCTGCAGACGACCCAATGAGTGATTTGAGCGCAGGCCTAGgaagcagcttcaagcagCAGGCCATGAAGAACTCCAAAGGCAAACAGTTTTGGGATACGTTTTCCGAATCAAGCGGAGCAAGAACGCCGCCTCCTGGGGCAACTTTTCTGCCTCGGGGTTCATCATCGGGGATAAGCGAGGATACTAACATGGATTCGCCTTCCCTGAACTCCAGTGGCTTCTAC AATGGCCAACTGCCTAGTGCCGCAGAGATTACAAGGCGAATCAACAACAAGCGTCGTCGAGACGATGACTTTGACCCAACCAGCTTCAAGCGTCGCGCCGTCAGCCCCAGCATCAGCGTGCACAACTCGCCCATCATCCAAAGCCCCATGCAGCGCGACGTGATGCCCTGGGGCTCACGACCCGGCAGCACCGGCGGCGACAGAGGTAGCAGCGGACAGAGTGAATCTGGCAGCATGGGCGGAACGCCAGCGAACCCCCCTGTGGGCTCAACAGGCCAGGTCAGGAAGGGAAGAGTCGGCCTTCAGGGAATGACGGATACGAACGATGGTATCATGCGAATGAGCATTGAGTGA
- a CDS encoding uncharacterized protein (EggNog:ENOG41): MLKIQLPLLLVRSPPAQKLRCLDHFVQLLHTYVYQRKSDKKPKTIVVEKQGHTKENSRQERGHELMEDETEELIREIIPAPSADPEYEKSLDEEFSSEDEWGTQLPEDIDYGYKLDQEYKMRYGGSNTFARAEFESSMLLSDDAASHTLNSEDDTPSIQQVPSLISNDSQDLKEGNESLATQDELRRRSSISSESQGSNSAKKRVRFDDDEDISIHEPKRPKVDNSLAHTETSPTPQATRASSIQAAHGSASRKRSRSDEDEEDNGYKRQKIESLPRPPSPVPNASFTEDDSANHLAQGSSEKVLEEQVPESDNGGRKRRK; encoded by the coding sequence ATGCTCAAAATCCAACTTCCGCTGCTCCTCGTGCGATCCCCCCCGGCACAAAAGCTCAGATGCCTCGACCACTTTGTCCAGTTGTTACATACCTACGTCTACCAACGAAAATCGGATAAGAAACCTAAAACGATAGTCGTGGAGAAACAGGGTCATACAAAGGAAAATTCCCGTCAAGAGAGAGGGCACGAACTCATGGAAGATGAGACGGAGGAACTTATTAGGGAAATCATCCCAGCCCCCTCTGCTGACCCAGAATATGAAAAATCTCTAGATGAAGAGTTTTCCAGTGAGGATGAGTGGGGCACTCAGCTTCCTGAGGATATAGACTATGGTTATAAGCTCGACCAGGAGTATAAGATGCGCTATGGGGGAAGCAATACTTTCGCGAGGGCGGAATTCGAATCGTCGATGCTTTTATCCGACGATGCTGCTTCACATACCCTCAACTCTGAAGACGATACCCCTTCAATTCAGCAGGTCCCATCACTCATATCAAACGATTCACAGGACCTGAAGGAGGGAAATGAGTCTCTGGCGACACAAGATGAGCTGAGAAGACGATCCAGTATATCATCTGAAAGCCAAGGTTCGAAttcggccaagaagagggtTCGgtttgacgacgatgaagatatCAGCATCCATGAGCCTAAACGTCCAAAAGTAGACAACAGTCTTGCGCATACCGAAACCTCCCCGACCCCTCAGGCTACTCGCGCGTCATCTATACAGGCTGCCCATGGGAGCGCATCACGGAAAAGATCCAGGtctgacgaagatgaagaagacaacGGATATAAGCGTCAGAAAATAGAGAGTCTGCCACGCCCACCATCTCCTGTCCCCAATGCTAGCTTTACGGAAGACGATTCGGCAAATCATCTAGCCCAGGGAAGTTCAGAAAAAGTATTGGAAGAGCAAGTTCCGGAAAGCGACAATGGCGGGCGAAAGCGCCGAAAATAA